A genomic window from Sanguibacter antarcticus includes:
- a CDS encoding NlpC/P60 family protein, producing MALPTSHRRATTPLRIVVASATVSVLFLGGAALPASADPVPSADELSAAQQQTVAAASSVAAMDVRLAQLTTAQDAAFNAVSAAGEAYNQAVVDHQTAVTTASEATVRSDAANVRAEASRVLLVALARDSSRSGGGIDQLAMYLSSTGVEDAVTTSDAMALVGSKADGAAQQYQADSVVADTLQSFADDSVADAEATEQAADDALLAAQDAQSEAEQAVAAATTERQSLLVQLAEARSTSVEVEADRQAGLEAERSALAEEAARARVARAAPVDPDPQAPVVPVPSESTSPVAAPVQAPATTPSSPTTTAPVVVTPPVVVTPPVVTAPVVVTPPVVTPPVATVPSGSLLGTGTSRGSAAQGQAAVAWATGRLGLPYQYGATGPGSYDCSGLTGGAWSSAGVGINRTSRDQYKQVLKVSLSSLRPGDLVFWGDDPTDANSITHVALYAGGNQIIEASRPGVPVRLTAMRWDSRLMPYGGRP from the coding sequence ATGGCGCTGCCCACGAGCCACCGGCGCGCCACGACCCCGCTCCGGATCGTCGTCGCCTCCGCTACCGTCTCCGTGCTCTTCCTCGGCGGCGCAGCTCTCCCCGCCTCGGCAGACCCCGTGCCGTCCGCCGACGAGCTCTCTGCTGCGCAGCAGCAGACTGTCGCAGCAGCGTCCAGCGTCGCCGCCATGGACGTCCGGCTCGCTCAGCTGACGACCGCCCAGGACGCGGCGTTCAACGCAGTCTCTGCTGCCGGAGAGGCCTACAACCAGGCCGTCGTCGACCACCAGACAGCCGTCACCACCGCGAGCGAGGCCACAGTCCGCAGCGACGCGGCGAACGTCCGCGCCGAGGCGTCTCGGGTTCTCCTCGTCGCCCTCGCCCGCGACTCCTCGCGCAGCGGCGGCGGGATCGACCAGCTGGCGATGTACCTCAGCTCGACCGGCGTCGAGGACGCCGTCACCACGTCCGACGCGATGGCGCTCGTCGGCTCGAAGGCGGACGGAGCCGCGCAGCAGTACCAGGCCGACTCTGTCGTCGCCGACACCCTGCAGAGCTTCGCCGATGACTCTGTCGCCGACGCCGAGGCCACGGAACAGGCTGCCGACGACGCGCTCCTCGCAGCCCAGGACGCCCAGTCCGAGGCCGAGCAGGCTGTCGCGGCGGCCACCACCGAACGGCAGTCGCTCCTCGTCCAGCTGGCAGAGGCCCGCAGCACGAGCGTCGAGGTCGAGGCTGACCGCCAGGCAGGTCTCGAGGCAGAGCGCTCCGCCCTCGCCGAAGAAGCCGCCCGGGCGCGCGTCGCCAGAGCGGCACCGGTCGATCCCGACCCGCAAGCACCCGTCGTGCCCGTCCCTTCGGAGTCGACCTCGCCCGTGGCCGCCCCCGTGCAGGCACCGGCGACCACCCCGTCGAGCCCCACGACCACGGCGCCCGTGGTCGTCACGCCGCCCGTCGTGGTGACACCGCCTGTGGTGACGGCGCCGGTGGTCGTCACGCCGCCAGTGGTGACCCCGCCCGTCGCGACGGTGCCGAGCGGCAGCCTGCTCGGAACCGGGACGTCGCGCGGGTCGGCGGCGCAAGGGCAGGCCGCGGTCGCGTGGGCCACCGGACGCCTGGGGCTGCCGTACCAGTACGGCGCGACAGGGCCGGGCTCCTACGACTGCTCCGGGCTCACCGGGGGAGCCTGGTCCAGCGCCGGCGTCGGTATCAACCGGACCTCCCGCGACCAGTACAAGCAGGTCCTCAAGGTCAGCCTCTCCAGCCTGCGCCCCGGCGATCTCGTGTTCTGGGGCGACGACCCCACCGACGCCAACAGCATCACGCACGTGGCGCTGTATGCAGGCGGGAACCAGATCATCGAGGCGTCGCGCCCAGGCGTGCCGGTGCGGCTGACCGCGATGCGCTGGGACTCCCGCCTCATGCCCTACGGCGGCCGGCCGTAG
- a CDS encoding inorganic diphosphatase, translating to MEFDVTIEIPKGQRNKYEVDHTSGRIRLDRMLFTSTRYPDDYGFIEGTLGEDGDPLDALVLLEEPTFPGCLIRCRALGMFRMRDEAGGDDKVLCVPTGDQRAAWRQDIDDVSDFHRLEVQHFFEVYKDLEPGKSVEGAHWTGKAEAEAEIERSFQRAKDAGYYNH from the coding sequence GTGGAGTTCGACGTCACGATCGAGATCCCCAAGGGACAACGCAACAAGTACGAGGTAGACCACACCTCGGGACGGATCCGTCTCGACCGGATGCTCTTCACCTCGACCCGCTACCCGGACGACTACGGGTTCATCGAGGGCACGCTCGGCGAGGACGGCGACCCGCTCGACGCCCTCGTGCTCCTCGAGGAGCCGACGTTCCCCGGATGCCTCATCCGCTGCCGTGCCCTGGGCATGTTCCGCATGCGCGACGAGGCCGGGGGCGACGACAAGGTGCTCTGCGTGCCGACCGGTGACCAGCGTGCGGCCTGGCGCCAGGACATCGACGACGTCTCCGACTTCCACCGTCTCGAGGTCCAGCACTTCTTCGAGGTGTACAAGGACCTCGAGCCCGGCAAGTCGGTCGAGGGCGCGCACTGGACCGGCAAGGCCGAGGCCGAGGCCGAGATCGAGCGCTCGTTCCAGCGGGCGAAGGACGCGGGCTACTACAACCACTGA
- the dacB gene encoding D-alanyl-D-alanine carboxypeptidase/D-alanyl-D-alanine endopeptidase, translated as MSRVVGGTVAAALVVTGGYAWADAHDYVPGILTVGPEPEPPAPFPVVAAAVDGPAPADILALLDPAAPEPSAAVIQAQVDALVADARMGSSVGVVVADGITGEVLGSATPDTLRTPASIQKLFTAVAALSGPGYDRVLTTTVTQSSAGAITLVGGGDMMLAAGAGDPSETNGHAGLDDLAAAVAKDLGLAGQTAVSLTLDDTLFTGSALGPWSSDQPTLGYAAPVAAIAVDTGRIEPGKYAQRQADPAMSAATAFVSALEAHGITVTGAPVRGTSDADARIVASVDSAPLGEIVEYYLKSSDNTITEVVARIVALDAGLPGSFDGSTRAVLLELERLGLDTTGVVLVDASGLGDGSSAPASLFADVLRLAADPSHPELRPVAIDLPISGLEGTLDERFLTSDARGLVRAKTGSLPNVTSLAGTVMTIDGRQLVFVLMADQTPDDGQWGPRQAMDAFVTGLAACGCQ; from the coding sequence ATGTCCCGGGTCGTGGGCGGGACGGTCGCAGCCGCGCTCGTCGTCACAGGGGGGTACGCCTGGGCAGACGCTCACGACTACGTGCCGGGGATCCTCACCGTCGGGCCGGAGCCGGAGCCCCCCGCGCCGTTCCCCGTCGTCGCTGCCGCCGTCGACGGCCCTGCTCCGGCAGACATCCTCGCGCTGCTCGACCCTGCGGCACCCGAACCCTCTGCCGCGGTGATCCAGGCACAGGTCGACGCCCTCGTGGCCGATGCCCGGATGGGGTCCTCTGTCGGCGTCGTCGTCGCAGACGGGATCACGGGGGAGGTGCTCGGATCGGCGACTCCCGACACCCTGCGCACCCCGGCCTCGATCCAAAAGCTCTTCACCGCCGTCGCAGCGCTCTCCGGCCCTGGCTACGACCGCGTGCTGACGACCACGGTCACCCAGTCGAGCGCAGGGGCGATCACGCTGGTCGGCGGAGGAGACATGATGCTCGCGGCAGGGGCCGGGGACCCGTCCGAGACCAACGGTCACGCAGGACTGGACGATCTCGCGGCAGCCGTCGCGAAGGACCTCGGGCTCGCAGGCCAGACGGCGGTCTCGCTCACGCTCGACGACACCCTCTTCACCGGGAGCGCGCTCGGCCCCTGGTCGTCCGACCAGCCCACCCTCGGCTACGCCGCCCCGGTCGCGGCGATCGCCGTGGACACCGGGCGCATCGAACCCGGCAAGTACGCACAGCGACAGGCCGACCCGGCCATGTCGGCGGCCACCGCGTTCGTCTCCGCGCTCGAGGCGCACGGGATCACCGTGACCGGCGCCCCGGTGCGCGGGACGTCCGACGCGGACGCACGCATCGTCGCCTCGGTCGACTCCGCACCCCTGGGCGAGATCGTCGAGTACTACCTCAAGTCCTCGGACAACACGATCACCGAGGTCGTCGCACGGATCGTCGCGCTCGACGCCGGGCTCCCCGGCTCCTTCGACGGCTCGACGCGCGCCGTCCTCCTCGAGCTCGAGCGCCTCGGGCTCGACACCACCGGGGTCGTGCTCGTCGACGCCAGCGGGCTGGGCGACGGCAGCAGCGCACCCGCGTCCCTCTTCGCCGACGTCCTGCGGCTCGCCGCCGACCCCTCGCACCCCGAGCTGCGTCCGGTCGCGATCGACCTGCCGATCAGCGGGCTCGAAGGAACGCTCGACGAGCGGTTCCTCACCTCTGACGCACGGGGCCTCGTCCGGGCGAAGACCGGGAGCCTGCCGAACGTCACGTCGCTCGCGGGGACCGTCATGACGATCGACGGCAGACAGCTCGTCTTCGTCCTCATGGCCGACCAGACGCCTGACGACGGACAGTGGGGGCCCCGGCAGGCGATGGACGCGTTCGTCACCGGCCTCGCTGCGTGCGGGTGCCAGTGA
- a CDS encoding zinc-dependent metalloprotease, producing the protein MTAATSSLVGWDDAAAVAGRLAPPGPAVSRSEAEHLVASLHSAARRAVEPVLEITAMTPADGRDLETSPLSEILVVDRPGWARAAARSMRDMTEDAFVLPPGAGAALGAQVAASTEIGATLAFLSTKILGQFDPYSAREPGRLLLVAPNVLHVERELGVRPDDFRLWVALHEQTHALQFAAAPWLASHLRDRTTALLGAMSTTSTLREVPPRVAALLRAVYRAVRGREGATLVDGILTCEQQVELDAVTAVMSLLEGHADVAMDTVGPRVVPTVRAIRRKFEKRRDTSGAADTVLKRLLGVDAKIAQYRDGASFVRSVTREVGTAGLNAVWTDTSTLPTALEIADPASWVRRVHG; encoded by the coding sequence GTGACCGCGGCGACATCGAGCCTCGTCGGCTGGGACGACGCGGCGGCCGTCGCAGGACGGCTCGCCCCGCCCGGGCCTGCCGTCTCGCGCTCCGAGGCAGAGCACCTCGTCGCCTCCTTGCACAGCGCGGCCCGACGAGCGGTGGAGCCCGTCCTCGAGATCACGGCGATGACCCCGGCCGACGGCCGAGACCTCGAGACCTCACCACTCTCCGAGATCCTGGTCGTCGACCGACCCGGATGGGCGAGAGCCGCCGCCCGCTCGATGCGCGACATGACCGAGGACGCGTTCGTCCTCCCTCCCGGCGCGGGCGCAGCTCTCGGGGCGCAGGTCGCGGCGAGCACCGAGATCGGGGCGACGCTCGCGTTCCTCTCCACGAAGATCCTCGGCCAGTTCGACCCTTACTCCGCGCGCGAGCCCGGCCGGCTGCTGCTCGTCGCACCGAACGTGCTGCACGTCGAGCGTGAGCTCGGCGTGCGCCCAGACGACTTCCGCCTCTGGGTCGCGCTGCACGAGCAGACGCACGCCCTCCAGTTCGCCGCCGCCCCGTGGCTCGCCTCGCACCTGCGCGACCGCACCACCGCGCTGCTCGGCGCGATGAGCACCACGAGCACCCTGCGCGAGGTCCCGCCACGGGTCGCGGCACTCCTGCGAGCGGTCTACCGCGCCGTGCGCGGTCGCGAGGGCGCGACGCTCGTCGACGGGATCCTCACCTGTGAGCAGCAGGTCGAGCTCGACGCCGTCACCGCCGTCATGTCGCTCCTCGAAGGGCACGCGGACGTCGCCATGGACACCGTGGGGCCGCGCGTCGTCCCCACCGTGCGGGCGATCCGCAGGAAGTTCGAGAAGCGTCGGGACACCTCGGGCGCCGCGGATACCGTCCTCAAGCGCCTCCTGGGAGTCGACGCCAAGATCGCCCAGTACCGCGACGGCGCCTCGTTCGTCCGCAGCGTCACGCGCGAGGTCGGCACCGCCGGGCTCAACGCCGTGTGGACCGACACGTCCACGCTCCCCACAGCCCTCGAGATCGCCGACCCCGCGTCCTGGGTCCGTCGCGTGCACGGCTGA
- the tilS gene encoding tRNA lysidine(34) synthetase TilS yields MTGPPPAVAAARLALRRSISDLATSAGGPIASTAPPELPAPPASPRTLVLVACSGGADSLALAATAAFVAPRLGLHAGALVVDHGLQPGSAAVAERAAEQCRDLGLRPVEVLRATVASGPGTGGPEASARAARYALLHERSERLDTAALLVGHTLDDQAETVLLGLARGSGARSLAGMREHVGALRRPFLSLRRSETEQVCTALGLDWWDDPTNLDDSPDAPLRSQVRARVLPLLDDVLGPGVARALARTAEQLRDDDDALAALADDLVARALVPTDEAVPAAAPADVRCETRLTVAALLGTPAAVRRRALRVAATGAGCPAGALTRTHVLELDRLLTAWRGQGPLHLPGGIVARRDCGTLVLRPS; encoded by the coding sequence GTGACCGGACCACCGCCGGCAGTCGCTGCAGCGCGCCTCGCCCTGCGGCGAAGCATCAGCGACCTCGCGACGTCAGCAGGTGGGCCCATCGCGTCCACCGCGCCCCCTGAGCTCCCTGCACCCCCTGCGTCGCCCCGGACGCTCGTGCTCGTCGCGTGCTCCGGCGGGGCCGACTCGCTGGCGCTCGCGGCCACAGCGGCCTTCGTGGCCCCGCGGCTCGGGCTGCACGCAGGTGCCCTCGTCGTCGACCACGGGCTCCAGCCAGGGAGCGCCGCGGTCGCTGAGCGCGCAGCCGAGCAGTGCCGCGACCTCGGTCTCCGACCGGTCGAGGTGCTGCGCGCCACCGTGGCCTCCGGGCCCGGGACCGGAGGCCCCGAGGCCTCGGCGCGCGCTGCGCGCTACGCGCTGCTCCACGAGCGCTCCGAGCGCCTCGACACCGCCGCGCTGCTCGTCGGCCACACGCTGGACGACCAGGCGGAGACCGTCCTCCTGGGTCTGGCCCGCGGATCCGGGGCACGCTCGCTCGCCGGCATGCGGGAGCACGTCGGAGCCCTGCGACGCCCGTTCCTCTCGCTCCGGCGCAGCGAGACCGAGCAGGTCTGCACAGCGCTCGGCCTGGACTGGTGGGACGACCCCACCAACCTCGACGACAGCCCCGACGCGCCGCTGCGGTCCCAGGTGCGCGCCCGCGTCCTGCCGCTCCTCGACGACGTCCTCGGCCCGGGCGTCGCGCGGGCGCTCGCACGGACGGCCGAACAGCTCCGGGACGACGACGACGCGCTCGCGGCGCTGGCAGACGACCTCGTCGCGCGCGCTCTCGTCCCGACCGACGAGGCCGTGCCCGCGGCAGCGCCCGCGGACGTGCGCTGCGAGACGCGCCTCACGGTCGCTGCCCTCCTCGGCACCCCGGCGGCCGTCCGACGCCGTGCGCTGCGGGTCGCGGCGACGGGAGCAGGGTGCCCGGCCGGTGCGCTCACGCGGACGCACGTCCTCGAGCTCGACAGGTTGCTCACAGCATGGCGCGGACAGGGCCCGCTCCACCTCCCCGGCGGCATCGTCGCCCGGCGGGACTGTGGCACGCTTGTCCTTCGACCTTCGTAG